The Mesorhizobium sp. INR15 region GCAAGGTTGATAAAGACTGGACATCGGCTGGATCCGCCGACCAGATCAACCATCACTGCGACGTGCTCGTCGTGGGCGCGGGCCCAGCTGGGTTGGCGGCAGCCAGGCTGGCGGCGGGCGCCGGCCAATCCGTGGTGCTTGTCGACGATCAGTTCCGGCCGGGCGGTTCGCTTGGACACCGTGACGGGGAAGTCGATGGGCCGGCGAAGAACTGGGTCGACGAGACAGTCGCGGGACTTGCAGCGGCAGGTCATCTGATCCTGCCCTCGACGACCGCCTTCGGCATCTATGACCACAATCTGGTCGGGCTCAATCAACGTCATCCCGATGGGCGGCCGGACACGCTGTGGCGGGTCAGGCCGCGCCATATCGTGCTGGCGACCGGCGCCATCGAGCGGCCGCTGCCTTTCGCCAACAATGATCTGCCCGGCATCATGTCGGCGGACGCCGCGCTCTCCTATCTCAAGCGGCATGCCGTGCTGGTCGGCAGCCGCATTGTCGTCGCCACCAACAACGACAGTGCCTACGAGGCGGCGGAGGCCATCTCGCGGGTGGGCGCCGAAGTCACGCTTGTCGACATCAGGAGCGAGGGCATGCCCGCGACACCGGCCAATGTGCGGCTGGTCAAGGGACGCAGCCTCGCTTCCGCCAACGGCAAGTTGCGCGTCGACGGCGTGACCCTCGATGACGGCACCCGGCTCAACGCCGATTGCGTGCTGGTCTCCGGCGGCTGGACACCGACCATTCATCTGTTCGGCCAGGCCAAGGGCAAGCTTGCCTGGAGCGAGGCGCGCGCGGCCTTCCTGCCGGGTGACCCGGTTGACGGCATCAGCGTCGCAGGCGCGGCGGCCGGCACGGTCTCGCTGTCGGACGTGTTCGCCAGTTCGGCGAAGGCCGTTGCCTCGCTTGGCCCGACGAAAGCAGCCGCGCCACGCAGCACCGGCCCGGAGGCAACGGCCGGTATTTCGCCGGCATGGCCGATGCCGGGCTCGAAAGGGCGTATCTGGATCGATTATCAGAATGACGTGACCGCGAAAGACGTGGAATTGGCGGCACGCGAGAATATCGTCTCGGTCGAGCACCTGAAGCGCTACACCACGCTCGGCATGGCGACCGACCAGGGCAAGACCTCCAATCTGCCGGGCCTGGCGCTGATGGCCGGGATCACTGGCCGCACGGTTCCCGAAGTCGGCACCACGACCTATCGTCCGCCATTCACCCCAGTGCCGCTGGCAAGCTTTGCCGGCGCGAGCGTCGGCGAACTGATGGCGCCGGTGCGCCGGCTGCCGCTGGAGAATGTCCACCGTGCCGGCGGCGCTGTCTTCCAGGAATATGGCGGCTGGCTGCGCCCAGCCTACTATGGCAACGGCGACGCGGAACGGTCGATCCAGGACGAGGCACGGCGTGCCCGCCAATCGGCCGCGCTGTTCGATGGCTCGACGCTTGGCAAGATCGAGGTGATCGGACCGCAAGCGGGCGAATTCGTCGATTTCCTCTGCTACAACACCATGTCGACGCTGAAACCCGGCCGCTGCCGCTATGGTTTCATGCTGTCGGAAAACGGCGTGGTCTTCGACGACGGCGTTCTGGTCCGGCTGGACGAACACCGCTTCGTCGTCTCATGTTCCTCGTCGCATGTCGCCGCCGTGCACGCGCGGCTGGAGGAATGGCGCCAGGACCGCTTTGGCCGCAGCGCCATCTATATCCACAATGCCACCTCGGACATGGCGACGCTGACCGTCTCCGGCCCGAACGCGAGGAAGCTGCTCGAAGCGGTTGATCTCGGCACGTCGCTCGACGATGCCGACCTGCCGCATATGGCGGTCAGCCATGGCGTCTATGCCGGCGATGTGGTTCGTATTGCCCGCGTCAGCTTCACCGGCGACAGGAGCTATGAAGTCTCCATCCGGGCGGATCGCGCCGAACGGCTGTGGGCGCATATGCGTAAAGCCGGCCAGGTCTTCGATGCGGTTGTCATCGGCCTTGAGGCACTGATGATCCTGCGCGCTGAGAAGGGCTTTATCGTCATCGGCAAGGACACCGACGGCACCACGCTGCCGCATGATCTCGGCGTCGATGGTCCGCGCGCCAAGCGCAAGACCGAATTCGTCGGCCGCCGCTCGCTGTTCACCGAGGAAGCGTCGCGCGACAACCGCATGCAGCTTGTCGGGCTGACGGTGCCGCAAGGCGAAGCGCCGCTGCCCACCGGCGCGCATGGCATCGAGCGCCGCGACGGCAGGCTGAAAAGCCTGGGGTTCGTCACGTCCAGCTACCAGAGCCCGACGCTCGGCCGCGCCGTGGCGCTCGGCCTGATCGAGCGCGGCGCCGCACGCCATGGCGAGACGATCGAAATCCAGCATCTCGGCAAGGTCAGGAAAGCGACGATCGCGGAACCCTGTGCCTTCGATCCGGCAGGAGACCGGCTGCATGCGTAATCTCGCGGAAAAGTGGACTGTCGCACCGGACTGGCAGGCGGCCGTCATCGAGGCGCCCGGCCTGACGATACGAACCGTAACCGGCCTCAACCAGATCCTGGTCAGCGGCGATCTCGATGCCTGGGCGCGGGTTTCCGGCTTGAATGGAGCCGGTGTCGGCGCCTTTGGCGTGGTTCAGGGCGACAGCTACGCGGCGCGGTTGGCCCGCGACCGGCTGCTTGCGGTGTCCACGGCACCTTTTGCCGTCACGGCGGGCTGGCACGCGGAAGGTTTCG contains the following coding sequences:
- a CDS encoding sarcosine oxidase subunit alpha family protein; amino-acid sequence: MTASRLATGGCVIDRSRPIRFSFDGKTVHGFAGDTIASALLANDVAIVGRSFKYHRPRGIWGAGVEEPNALVDIRGSTAATPNSRATTEPARDGLEAKSVNASPSALADRNAFMDRFSRFIPAAFYYKTFMWPDWHMFEPRIRAMAGLGKVDKDWTSAGSADQINHHCDVLVVGAGPAGLAAARLAAGAGQSVVLVDDQFRPGGSLGHRDGEVDGPAKNWVDETVAGLAAAGHLILPSTTAFGIYDHNLVGLNQRHPDGRPDTLWRVRPRHIVLATGAIERPLPFANNDLPGIMSADAALSYLKRHAVLVGSRIVVATNNDSAYEAAEAISRVGAEVTLVDIRSEGMPATPANVRLVKGRSLASANGKLRVDGVTLDDGTRLNADCVLVSGGWTPTIHLFGQAKGKLAWSEARAAFLPGDPVDGISVAGAAAGTVSLSDVFASSAKAVASLGPTKAAAPRSTGPEATAGISPAWPMPGSKGRIWIDYQNDVTAKDVELAARENIVSVEHLKRYTTLGMATDQGKTSNLPGLALMAGITGRTVPEVGTTTYRPPFTPVPLASFAGASVGELMAPVRRLPLENVHRAGGAVFQEYGGWLRPAYYGNGDAERSIQDEARRARQSAALFDGSTLGKIEVIGPQAGEFVDFLCYNTMSTLKPGRCRYGFMLSENGVVFDDGVLVRLDEHRFVVSCSSSHVAAVHARLEEWRQDRFGRSAIYIHNATSDMATLTVSGPNARKLLEAVDLGTSLDDADLPHMAVSHGVYAGDVVRIARVSFTGDRSYEVSIRADRAERLWAHMRKAGQVFDAVVIGLEALMILRAEKGFIVIGKDTDGTTLPHDLGVDGPRAKRKTEFVGRRSLFTEEASRDNRMQLVGLTVPQGEAPLPTGAHGIERRDGRLKSLGFVTSSYQSPTLGRAVALGLIERGAARHGETIEIQHLGKVRKATIAEPCAFDPAGDRLHA